One Ostrea edulis chromosome 2, xbOstEdul1.1, whole genome shotgun sequence genomic region harbors:
- the LOC125680401 gene encoding PGAP2-interacting protein-like isoform X2, whose product MRNKGYVFWSLFQGMGPMIWFYPLNELDISGYEAFAATWFSPILLGIPGMMSLVQNRWVLGLLRLLMVGSLASFQAPTTLTRLMILAGGAGVSMLVIAATLWSPDVKIRSSTFWGLFLGLLSLVTSRVWFVSFIPTWWSKQTNSAVIALATISTIDQILSGSDSINKRDKDRPEQPYWLPTAIGFGSLIYVTHWCFGEVSLITRWVVTGFPEHGPMPYPWGVGVFLCLVLGFYMSACRHVAQSKIWWLIGVFSLAGLYYLPTYQGYAGGLILAVYTMSIWPEMTDRVSRCPPSRSLVVAVVTYLVEIFFFVWTVAYNFVPGGVYTREHTDYLIAAVMLGIYIGLFIGKSFDVTHTVLPVIEKKRFSLLKVNVLLGPILCSGLAGFSSRYRRQEFSHPAKVEPREFSAMIWTYHFGYDNRGWPSLERSAKLINETGADFVTLLESDASKPFLGNNDLGMWLGEKLGMYVDFGPATKTHTWGNLILSKYPIVKSIHHLLPSPHGELAPAITATVNYGGKHVDFVVTHMGNDRDVLDRKLQAKFLAKELRESKNPVVFLGYVTSAPGSRDYHELLTNGNVKDIDETDRDRWCEYIMYRGLKKRGYARITHGGLSDTEVQIAKFQIPEKSSDYKDNTRLTTDPSRVDPSVHFNKRFGSFHRGHGYFSDHKFHMSTPKYFLP is encoded by the exons ATGCGGAATAAGG GTTATGTTTTCTGGTCACTGTTCCAAGGTATGGGGCCTATGATATGGTTCTATCCATTGAACGAACTTGACATATCTGGGTATGAGGCATTTGCTGCCACATGGTTCAGCCCTATTCTCCTGGGTATACCAGGCATGATGTCACTGGTTCAGAACCGCTGGGTCCTTGGGCTGCTACGGCTTCTGATGGTGGGATCTTTGGCCTCGTTTCAGGCGCCCACAACTCTGACCAGACTGATGATTCTTGCAGGGGGAGCTGGTGTGTCAATGTTAGTAATAGCAGCCACACTTTGGAGTCCAGATGTCAAAATAAG GTCTTCTACATTCTGGGGGCTTTTCCTGGGACTTCTGTCCCTGGTCACCAGCAGAGTGTGGTTTGTCTCTTTCATACCCACATGGTGGAGCAAACAGACAAATTCTGCGGTCATTGCATTAGCCACCATTTCCACCATAGATCAGATACTGTCAG GATCAGACTCTATAAACAAGAGAGACAAAGACAGGCCGGAGCAGCCCTACTGGCTCCCAACAGCCATTGGATTCGGCAGTCTTATCTATGTGACACATTGGTGTTTTGGGGAGGTGTCTTTGATTACCAGATGGGTGGTGACAGGATTTCCTGAGCATGGACCAATGCCATATCCTTGGGG AGTTGGGGTATTTTTGTGTCTCGTGCTGGGATTTTACATGTCAGCTTGTCGTCATGTAGCACAGAGCAAGATTTGGTGGCTGATCGGTGTCTTTTCATTGGCTGGGCTGTATTACCTACCGACCTATCAGGGATATGCAG GTGGCCTAATATTAGCTGTGTATACCATGTCCATCTGGCCAGAAATGACAGACAGAGTCAGTCGATGCCCCCCATCAAGGTCACTGGTGGTTGCTGTGGTAACCTATCTGGTGGAGATCTTCTTTTTTGTGTGGACTGTGGCGTATAATTTTGTGCCGGGTGGTGTTTACACAAGAGAGCATACAGATTATCTAATTGCAGCTGTGATGTTGGGGATATATATAGGACTCTtcatcg GTAAATCCTTTGATGTGACTCATACAGTTCTACccgttattgagaagaagaggTTTTCCCTTTTAAAAGTCAATGTTT TGTTGGGGCCAATTCTGTGTTCTGGCTTGGCCGGGTTTTCTTCAAGATACCGTCGACAAGAATTCTCACATCCAGCAAAG GTAGAGCCTCGTGAATTTTCAGCTATGATATGGACATATCACTTTGGTTATGACAATAGAGGCTGGCCAAGTCTGGAGCGTTCAGCTAAACTTATCAATGAAACAG GGGCAGATTTTGTGACCCTCTTGGAAAGCGATGCCTCCAAACCGTTCCTCGGCAACAATGACCTTGGGATGTGGCTAGGAGAGAAGCTAGGAATGTATGTGGACTTTGGACCTGCAACCAAAACGCACACCTGGGG GAACCTAATTTTATCGAAGTATCCAATTGTCAAGTCCATCCACCATCTGCTACCCTCACCACACG GGGAACTCGCCCCAGCCATCACCGCCACTGTGAACTATGGAGGGAAGCATGTCGACTTTGTGGTGACTCACATGGGGAATGATAGAGATGTGCTGGACCGAAAACTACAAGCCAAATTCCTCGCTAAGGAGCTAAGAGAGAG TAAAAATCCAGTAGTTTTCCTTGGCTATGTGACCTCTGCCCCCGGTAGTCGTGACTACCATGAACTCCTGACAAATGGCAATGTCAAGGACATTGATGAGACAGACCGAGACAGATGGTGTGAATACATTATGTACAGAGGACTCAAGAA ACGGGGCTATGCCCGTATAACACATGGTGGTTTGAGTGACACAGAGGTACAGATAGCCAAATTCCAGATTCCTGAAAAGTCCAGTGATTACAAAGACAACACTAGACTGACCACTGACCCCTCTAGAGTGGACCCCAGTGTacattttaacaagag GTTTGGATCTTTTCACCGTGGCCATGGCTATTTCTCCGACCATAAATTCCACATGAGCACACCCAAGTACTTTCTGCCATAG
- the LOC125680402 gene encoding dolichyl-phosphate beta-glucosyltransferase-like isoform X1 has translation MDVLLMLLSLVGVAVTLAICALIIVAMSTKPYPDLGRYETEKYFLNEKHEKCLFPSINDPASVELSVIVPAYNEEERLPVMMDEALGFLEDRKKKSRSFSYEVIVVDDGSKDKTTQTAQSYCNKYGSEKVRVLTLAKNRGKGGAIRLGMFSARGRFLLFADADGASKFSDFTKLESEMKNVNKNSTNRAVVCGSRAHLEEESIAQRSMFRTFLMKGFHFVVWFLCVRGIKDTQCGFKLLTREAAILLFSNLHVERWAFDVDMLFLAQYFNIPVGEVAITWTEIEGSKMVPVFSWIQMGKDIILIRLRYFLGAWKINQKSKVE, from the exons ATGGATGTTTTATTGATGCTGCTGTCCCTTGTGGGCGTGGCAGTTACTTTAGCAATTTGT GCGTTAATTATTGTGGCCATGTCAACGAAGCCATATCCAGATTTAGGAAGGTATGAGactgagaaatattttttaaatgagaaaCACGAGAAGTGTCTGTTCCCATCAATCAACGACCCAGCCAGTGTGGAGCTTTCGGTGATTGTACCAGCATACAACGAGGAGGAGAGAT TACCAGTTATGATGGATGAAGCATTAGGATTTTTGGAGGATAGAAAG AAAAAATCCAGATCCTTTAGTTATGAGGTGATTGTTGTCGATGATGGAAGCAAAGATAAAACTACACAA ACAGCACAAAGTTATTGCAATAAATATGGATCTGAAAAAGTGCGTGTGTTGACTCTAGCAAAGAATCGTGGGAAAGGTGGTGCCATAAGATTG GGAATGTTTTCTGCTCGGGGACGATTCCTGTTGTTTGCAGATGCCGATGGTGCAAGTAAATTTAGTGACTTTACAAAGCTGGAGAGTGAAATGAAGAACGTAAATAAGAATAGTACTAACAGGGCAGTGGTGTGTGGTTCTCGGGCACACCTGGAGGAGGAGTCAATCGCACAG AGATCTATGTTTAGGACGTTCTTGATGAAAGGATTCCACTTTGTGGTGTGGTTTCTGTGTGTGCGAGGAATCAAGGATACACAATGTGGATTTAAACTCCTGACAAGAGAGGCAGCAATCCTTCTCTTCTCCAATCTACATGTAGAGAGATG GGCCTTTGATGTAGATATGCTGTTCCTAGCTCAGTACTTTAACATTCCAGTAGGAGAGGTAGCCATTACCTGGACAGAAATTGAAG gttCAAAAATGGTTCCTGTTTTTTCCTGGATTCAGATGGGCAAGGACATTATTTTAATACGACTGCGATATTTTCTAGGAGCATGGAAGATTAACCAGAAATCCAAAGTAGAATAA
- the LOC125680402 gene encoding dolichyl-phosphate beta-glucosyltransferase-like isoform X2 — protein MDVLLMLLSLVGVAVTLAICALIIVAMSTKPYPDLGRYETEKYFLNEKHEKCLFPSINDPASVELSVIVPAYNEEERLPVMMDEALGFLEDRKKKSRSFSYEVIVVDDGSKDKTTQTAQSYCNKYGSEKVRVLTLAKNRGKGGAIRLGMFSARGRFLLFADADGASKFSDFTKLESEMKNVNKNSTNRAVVCGSRAHLEEESIAQRSMFRTFLMKGFHFVVWFLCVRGIKDTQCGFKLLTREAAILLFSNLHVERWAFDVDMLFLAEYFITVCCFYRAFDVDLLFT, from the exons ATGGATGTTTTATTGATGCTGCTGTCCCTTGTGGGCGTGGCAGTTACTTTAGCAATTTGT GCGTTAATTATTGTGGCCATGTCAACGAAGCCATATCCAGATTTAGGAAGGTATGAGactgagaaatattttttaaatgagaaaCACGAGAAGTGTCTGTTCCCATCAATCAACGACCCAGCCAGTGTGGAGCTTTCGGTGATTGTACCAGCATACAACGAGGAGGAGAGAT TACCAGTTATGATGGATGAAGCATTAGGATTTTTGGAGGATAGAAAG AAAAAATCCAGATCCTTTAGTTATGAGGTGATTGTTGTCGATGATGGAAGCAAAGATAAAACTACACAA ACAGCACAAAGTTATTGCAATAAATATGGATCTGAAAAAGTGCGTGTGTTGACTCTAGCAAAGAATCGTGGGAAAGGTGGTGCCATAAGATTG GGAATGTTTTCTGCTCGGGGACGATTCCTGTTGTTTGCAGATGCCGATGGTGCAAGTAAATTTAGTGACTTTACAAAGCTGGAGAGTGAAATGAAGAACGTAAATAAGAATAGTACTAACAGGGCAGTGGTGTGTGGTTCTCGGGCACACCTGGAGGAGGAGTCAATCGCACAG AGATCTATGTTTAGGACGTTCTTGATGAAAGGATTCCACTTTGTGGTGTGGTTTCTGTGTGTGCGAGGAATCAAGGATACACAATGTGGATTTAAACTCCTGACAAGAGAGGCAGCAATCCTTCTCTTCTCCAATCTACATGTAGAGAGATG GGCCTTTGATGTAGATATGCTGTTCCTAGCTGAGTACTTTATAACTGTGTGTTGTTTTTACAGGGCCTTTGATGTAGATCTGCTGTTCACCTAG
- the LOC125680401 gene encoding PGAP2-interacting protein-like isoform X1 → MVEQNQLHSYRTLVRETINGYVFWSLFQGMGPMIWFYPLNELDISGYEAFAATWFSPILLGIPGMMSLVQNRWVLGLLRLLMVGSLASFQAPTTLTRLMILAGGAGVSMLVIAATLWSPDVKIRSSTFWGLFLGLLSLVTSRVWFVSFIPTWWSKQTNSAVIALATISTIDQILSGSDSINKRDKDRPEQPYWLPTAIGFGSLIYVTHWCFGEVSLITRWVVTGFPEHGPMPYPWGVGVFLCLVLGFYMSACRHVAQSKIWWLIGVFSLAGLYYLPTYQGYAGGLILAVYTMSIWPEMTDRVSRCPPSRSLVVAVVTYLVEIFFFVWTVAYNFVPGGVYTREHTDYLIAAVMLGIYIGLFIGKSFDVTHTVLPVIEKKRFSLLKVNVLLGPILCSGLAGFSSRYRRQEFSHPAKVEPREFSAMIWTYHFGYDNRGWPSLERSAKLINETGADFVTLLESDASKPFLGNNDLGMWLGEKLGMYVDFGPATKTHTWGNLILSKYPIVKSIHHLLPSPHGELAPAITATVNYGGKHVDFVVTHMGNDRDVLDRKLQAKFLAKELRESKNPVVFLGYVTSAPGSRDYHELLTNGNVKDIDETDRDRWCEYIMYRGLKKRGYARITHGGLSDTEVQIAKFQIPEKSSDYKDNTRLTTDPSRVDPSVHFNKRFGSFHRGHGYFSDHKFHMSTPKYFLP, encoded by the exons ATGGTGGAACAAAACCAGTTACATTCCTATCGGACACTTGTCCGCGAGACTATAAATG GTTATGTTTTCTGGTCACTGTTCCAAGGTATGGGGCCTATGATATGGTTCTATCCATTGAACGAACTTGACATATCTGGGTATGAGGCATTTGCTGCCACATGGTTCAGCCCTATTCTCCTGGGTATACCAGGCATGATGTCACTGGTTCAGAACCGCTGGGTCCTTGGGCTGCTACGGCTTCTGATGGTGGGATCTTTGGCCTCGTTTCAGGCGCCCACAACTCTGACCAGACTGATGATTCTTGCAGGGGGAGCTGGTGTGTCAATGTTAGTAATAGCAGCCACACTTTGGAGTCCAGATGTCAAAATAAG GTCTTCTACATTCTGGGGGCTTTTCCTGGGACTTCTGTCCCTGGTCACCAGCAGAGTGTGGTTTGTCTCTTTCATACCCACATGGTGGAGCAAACAGACAAATTCTGCGGTCATTGCATTAGCCACCATTTCCACCATAGATCAGATACTGTCAG GATCAGACTCTATAAACAAGAGAGACAAAGACAGGCCGGAGCAGCCCTACTGGCTCCCAACAGCCATTGGATTCGGCAGTCTTATCTATGTGACACATTGGTGTTTTGGGGAGGTGTCTTTGATTACCAGATGGGTGGTGACAGGATTTCCTGAGCATGGACCAATGCCATATCCTTGGGG AGTTGGGGTATTTTTGTGTCTCGTGCTGGGATTTTACATGTCAGCTTGTCGTCATGTAGCACAGAGCAAGATTTGGTGGCTGATCGGTGTCTTTTCATTGGCTGGGCTGTATTACCTACCGACCTATCAGGGATATGCAG GTGGCCTAATATTAGCTGTGTATACCATGTCCATCTGGCCAGAAATGACAGACAGAGTCAGTCGATGCCCCCCATCAAGGTCACTGGTGGTTGCTGTGGTAACCTATCTGGTGGAGATCTTCTTTTTTGTGTGGACTGTGGCGTATAATTTTGTGCCGGGTGGTGTTTACACAAGAGAGCATACAGATTATCTAATTGCAGCTGTGATGTTGGGGATATATATAGGACTCTtcatcg GTAAATCCTTTGATGTGACTCATACAGTTCTACccgttattgagaagaagaggTTTTCCCTTTTAAAAGTCAATGTTT TGTTGGGGCCAATTCTGTGTTCTGGCTTGGCCGGGTTTTCTTCAAGATACCGTCGACAAGAATTCTCACATCCAGCAAAG GTAGAGCCTCGTGAATTTTCAGCTATGATATGGACATATCACTTTGGTTATGACAATAGAGGCTGGCCAAGTCTGGAGCGTTCAGCTAAACTTATCAATGAAACAG GGGCAGATTTTGTGACCCTCTTGGAAAGCGATGCCTCCAAACCGTTCCTCGGCAACAATGACCTTGGGATGTGGCTAGGAGAGAAGCTAGGAATGTATGTGGACTTTGGACCTGCAACCAAAACGCACACCTGGGG GAACCTAATTTTATCGAAGTATCCAATTGTCAAGTCCATCCACCATCTGCTACCCTCACCACACG GGGAACTCGCCCCAGCCATCACCGCCACTGTGAACTATGGAGGGAAGCATGTCGACTTTGTGGTGACTCACATGGGGAATGATAGAGATGTGCTGGACCGAAAACTACAAGCCAAATTCCTCGCTAAGGAGCTAAGAGAGAG TAAAAATCCAGTAGTTTTCCTTGGCTATGTGACCTCTGCCCCCGGTAGTCGTGACTACCATGAACTCCTGACAAATGGCAATGTCAAGGACATTGATGAGACAGACCGAGACAGATGGTGTGAATACATTATGTACAGAGGACTCAAGAA ACGGGGCTATGCCCGTATAACACATGGTGGTTTGAGTGACACAGAGGTACAGATAGCCAAATTCCAGATTCCTGAAAAGTCCAGTGATTACAAAGACAACACTAGACTGACCACTGACCCCTCTAGAGTGGACCCCAGTGTacattttaacaagag GTTTGGATCTTTTCACCGTGGCCATGGCTATTTCTCCGACCATAAATTCCACATGAGCACACCCAAGTACTTTCTGCCATAG